Part of the Flavobacterium sp. MDT1-60 genome, AATACGAAGGAATTCATCATTTCCAGGCATTATGCTATAAACCAGGTATTTCTCTTCTTAAAAAATACTTATTTGATCCCAATAAAATTATTAGGTCAAATGCTAATATTGCCTATTTAGCACTATCAAAAGGTGATTGGCAGGCGGTTGATAAACTTCCGATTAAAATATCGATTATCACAACCATAAAAGTAATGGATGTGCTGCACACCGAAAATATTCCATTACCGTCAGACATCGATCTTTGGATTCAGTCTAAAAACCCAACGATTTTAAAATTGGCCATTATGGCGATGGTTTTTTATAATTACAGAAATAAATCGGCAGAAATAATAAAACTATTACACCATGAAGATAAAGCCTTAAAAATTGATGTAATTACTGCAATTCAGGATCTTTTTTTAGAAGAAGCAGAAGACGAAATGTTGTCTTTGTTTTATAACGAATCTATCGAAATTCAATTGGAAATGCTTGAAGCTTTGGCTGCAATTGGTTCTGAAAAAACGATCGATTTTCTGAAAAATGAAATTCCGAAGCAGGAAATAAAAGATTTAAAATTAAAAATGGTCTGTTCTTTAGATAATTTAGACAGGGAGGTATTAAATACATTAGGAAAACAGGATTCAGACACACAAAAAATGATTAATCATAACAGAAAATTAGAACTATGATATATGATATTCTATCTTATCTGATTCGTGGTTATGATATTTTTGTAACTGCTTTTTCTCTTGGCTATATTTTGTTTTATATTTTTTTATCAATCTTATCCTATTGGGCAATAATAAAACATTTAAAATATCAAAAATATCTCGAAGAAGAGGTGTTGCTTCGTTCTAACCATATTTTAGGCGTTTCGGTTGTAGCACCAGCTTTTAATGAAGGTGTAAACATTGTATACAATGTAAAATCATTGCTTTCCTTAACGTATCCAAAATTCGAAATTATTATTGTAAATGATGGAAGTACCGATGATACGCTCGAAAAACTGATATCCGAATTTGATTTGGCAAAAATTGATTTTTACTATCAGGAAAAAATTGTGACACAACCTGTGAGAGGCCATTACAGATCAAAAAATCCTGTTTACTCAAAATTACTCGTTGTAGATAAAATGAACGGTAAAAGTAAAGCCGATGCTTCAAATGCAGGTATTAATTCGTCACAATACCCTTTATTTTTATGTACCGATGTTGATTGTATCTTAAAGAGTGATACTATTTTAAAACTGGCAAAACCTTTTATGGAAAATGAAATAAGGGTTATTGCAACTGGTGCCGGAATAAGGATTTCGAATTCGTGTGAAATAAAAGAAGGATTTTTATTCAGAGTGCATTATCCAAAAGAATGGTATCCACGCTTTCAGGAATTAGAATATGTAAGGTCTTTTTTATTTGGCAGAATGGCATGGAGTCAGATAAATGGTTTGTTGCTTGTTTCTGGCGGATTAGGAATGTTTGACAAAGATATCGTTATAAAAGCCGGGGGTTATTGGCATAAATCTTTAGGAGAAGATATGGAACTCGTTACCCGCATGAGAAAATATATGCATGATACAAATGAAAAATTTTTAATTCAATATATTCCGGAATCACTTTGCTGGACAGAAGTTCCGAGCACAAAAGAAGTCTTTTTAAGACAAAGAATTCGTTGGGCAAGAGGATTGATACAAACGCTTTATTTGCATCGAAAAATGTTTTTAAATCCAAAATACGGAAGAACAGCTTTTCTGGTTCTGCCTTTCTTTTTCAGTTTTGAATTTTTAGTTCCAATAATCGAATTGCTAGGTATAATAACTTTAATTTTTAGTCTGGCATTTGGTTTAGTAGATTTTCAATATCTCTTGATAATAAGCACTATTGTTTATCTATTTTATCTCTCAATAACAATAATATCTATTTTGATTGACGAAATACTATACAAGAGTTATGCGAATTACAAAGAATTACTGGTACTGGTCGGAATGGCAATAATAGAACCTTTTGTATATCATCCTATAAATGTTTATGCGTCATTAAAAGGATATTGGTATTTCTTTTCACAAAAAGAACAAAAATGGGGCGTAATGGTGCGCAAAGGTTATGAAAAACCAGTAAAAAAATAATTGAAGATGAAAAACAATTTTATACATATAGCCAAACTGTTGTTTTGTCTGTTTCTACTTTTCAATCAAAATCTAAGGGCGCAGAAAAAAATCGATACAGATAGTCTTTTGACTGTTATTGTTAAAGATATGAAAACCAATAATCCTGATTATAAGCTCAATATTCAACGAGCCTTATTAGGCAAAAAATTAGCCCCCGATTATCTGGATTTTCATTTAGTATTGGGTCGAAATTATGATTTAATCAAAGTAAAAGACAGTGCGAGATATTACTACAACTATGTAATTGCTAAAAATTCTGGTTACGAAGACGCTTTTCTAGATCTTATTAATTTAGATATTGAAGAAAAAAAATACGATGAAGGTTTAATTCTGACTAATAAAGCTATCGAATTATATCCCGAAAGTAAATCTTTTCGTTTGAGAAGAATTGCTATTTATTCCTTGCAAAATGATAGTGCAAACGAAGAAAAATATTTAAAATCTATTAGGGCAAAATTTCCAAATGATCCTGAAATAGAGCAACGTCTGTACATTTTATATTCAAAAGTAAACTTTGACAGAATTGGCGTTTATTATAATATAACAACAATTGATCGGGACGAAGTTGGCCCATGGCATTTAGCAAGCGCTGATTATGTTAGACAACGTTTATGGGGGAGTTTAATTGGAAGAGTTAACTATGCCAAAAGATTGTCTTCGAGTTCTGTTATGTCAAGCGGTCTTCAGTTTGAGGCAGAATCCTATCTTTTTGCTAAGAAAAATAATTATCATTATATTGATGTTGCTTACAGCCAGGATGCTGCTTTTCCTGAATGGAGATTAGGTTATTCTTATTTTCATACTTTTAACAAAGGTTGGGAGGCTGATTTAGGAGCACGTTATATTGAAATGCAGGATAAGAGTAATTTAAAAACACTGAATGTTGGAATCGGAAAATACTTTGGTTCTTATTGGGTAAATCTAAGATCTTACATTCAGGAAGACGGCACATCTTTTACTTTGACCTCCAGATATTATTATAAAACAAAATATGATTATGTTACGTTTATTGCAGGTTACGGAACTTCACCAGACGACAGAACAAGATCTGCAGAATATCAAACAAGAATATCGTTACGTTCCTATCGATTAAGTGCCGGCTTTTTTAAATTGGTTAAAAGTCATTATATTTTTGGAATTCTCATTACAGATAATGAACAGGAATATGTAGCAAATAAATTTCAAACAGAACTTGATTTTGCGTTTTTAATGCAATATAAATTTTAAATAGTATGAAAAAGAAGTTTCACGTTTATGTATCCCAAATCTTTTTTTTCTTATTTAGTTATACTATGATAGCACAATCCGAAATAATTATATCCAATAAAAACAGTATTATTTCAAAATCTGAAGATAGTCAGAGTGCTGCTTTACTTTTAAAAAAATATCTCGATAAGGCTTTTGCAAAACCATTTGATAATATCTCTGAAAATAAGAAAGAAGAAGATTTATCAGAAATAATCTTAGAAATCTCGGACCTTGAAAAATTAAAACCAAACGAATTTATCATCAAAAGTGATTCAAAATCAATTTATTTAATTGCTCAAAATCCAAAGTACCTTCGCTACGCTGTCCATACTTTACTCGAAATTTGGGAGTTTCGAAAATTTACTTCCACAGAAACTTATATACCAAAAGTTGAACAGCTGACTTTTTCAAAAAACACAAAAAAAAGCTATCAGCCTTCATTTGATTACAGGGCACTTTTTTATCCTGATTGCTATGATGAAGATTTTAGAGAGTGGCATAAACTTGATTGGCAAGTAGACGATTTTGGTATTTGGGGACATTCTTTTAGTGTTCTGGTTCCTCCAAAAGAATATTTCAAAACTAATCCAAAACTTTTTGCTTTGTATGAAGGAAAAAGAAATGGAGAATCTTTATGCATGACCAATGACACGGTAGTCGATTTGATCGAGAAAAAAATGACCAAAATTATTGCAGATACACCAAATGCCCAATTTTATTCGGTTAGCCAAAATGATGATGTGGTGTATTGTGAATGTACCGAATGTAGAAAAATGAATGAAAAACATGGAGGTCCCCAAGGTTCCTTCTATTATTTCCTGAATAAAATTGCTACACATTTTCCAAAAACAAAAATCACGACACTCGCCTATTTGCACACTTTAAAACCACCGGTTAACTTAAAAATAGCACCTAATATTTACACTATTTTTTGTCCGATTGAATTGAATCGCGGAAAAACAATTACGGCTCAAAATTCGGCTTCATTTGTTAAAACATTGGAAAACTGGAGCGTTACTTCTCCACATTTCTTTCTTTGGGATTATACAGTTCAGTTTTCTAATTATATGTCGCCATTTCCAAATTTGGAGCCTTTTCAAAACAACTATAAACTTTTTAAAAAGAATAAAGTAAAGGGAATATTCGCTCAGGGATATTCAGATATTCCGGGAGATTTTTCAGAATTAAGACAATATCTGCTAGCTAAATTATTGTGGGATACTGATATTGATATTAAAGCAGTAACTGCCGATTTTTTAAGAGGATTTTATGGAAAAGCCGCGCCATTTGTTGGAAACTATTTGACTCTTTTAACTGAAAATCAAAACAAAAGCAATGCTTATCTAGATATTTATTCTGGTCCGGTTCAGGCCAGAAACACCTTTTTAACTCCGGAAGCCATGAATCAGTATGATCAATTGCTCGAAAAGGCACTGGCAGCAGTTGAAGAAGATAAAACCTTAAATTCAAGAGTTCAAAAACTACGTTTAGCTTTAGAATACGTCTTTTTCGAACAATCTAAATTTTACGGAAAAAACCAACATGGAATGTTTGTCGTAAATAGTAAAGGAGAAAAAGAAGTAAAAAAAGGATTAACGGAAAGAGTTTTGAAATTTACAAAATCCTGTAATGAATTTGGAATTTACGAATTGAGCGAAGGAGGTCTTTCGCCGGATAATTATTATAAAGAATGGTTGGAAATCTGTAAAAACAACACCACTCATCTGGGAGAAGATTTGAAAGTTAATTTTATAACAGAACCTTCAGGTGATTTTAAAGGAAAAGGAAATTTGGGCTTAGTTGACGGCACCAGAGGATATAAAGATTTCAATATCAACTGGATTGGATGGTATGGAACGGAACCATCATTTGAAATAGAAACAAAAAAACTAGACTTCAATACCTTAAAATTAAATTTTCTGGATGATCAGAGGCATTGGATTTTTATTCCAAAAAAAATAATCATTTACGGCTACGAAAATCAAAAATGGAAACTTGTAGAAGAAAAAAATTGTGATAATTTAACTGAAAGTGATCAAATTACAACAAAATCATGGGAAATTCTCAATGAAAAATTCAGTAGCTTTATAAAAATCAAAATAATTATTAAACCCCAAACAGAAATACCAAATTGGAGAAAACGAAAAAACAAAAAACCAATGGTAATGATTGATGAGATAGAATTATATAAAAAATAAATGCCAGGGAGATGAATAATAGCGAAAAAAAAATTCTGATTATCGATAATGATGAAATGACTATCGAAATTCTAAAATTTATTCTGAAAAGGGAAGGTTACAAAATAAGTATTGCAAAAGATGGTATTAGTGCGTTAGAGAGAATTCCGATAATTATGCCTGATTTGGTTATTACTACGATAACTATCCCACTCAAGTCAGGATTAGAAATTATTAGTGACATTAAGAAAAATTTCAAAAATATTCGGGTGATTGCACTCTCATCACTTGGGGAGGAAGAAAATACAGTTGAAGAAGCATTTCAATTAGGTGTTGATGATTTTATTGCTAAACCATTTAATCCAAACGAACTTTTATTGCGAATTAAACGATTTTTATAGCAATTTAAAGTCTAA contains:
- a CDS encoding HEAT repeat domain-containing protein, with translation MEKLIEYIKHFVIPFFFIISLSLIVVLIFKRIYYQYTLPYKHRIIRKSEIFLTEITLSSPDKNILKYKIAKFKSEIPISKSWCKKMLIEDLIRMRSNLKGKAAKNILVIYKKLDLNHYSASLIRDFRKYKKYEGIHHFQALCYKPGISLLKKYLFDPNKIIRSNANIAYLALSKGDWQAVDKLPIKISIITTIKVMDVLHTENIPLPSDIDLWIQSKNPTILKLAIMAMVFYNYRNKSAEIIKLLHHEDKALKIDVITAIQDLFLEEAEDEMLSLFYNESIEIQLEMLEALAAIGSEKTIDFLKNEIPKQEIKDLKLKMVCSLDNLDREVLNTLGKQDSDTQKMINHNRKLEL
- a CDS encoding glycosyltransferase, with translation MIYDILSYLIRGYDIFVTAFSLGYILFYIFLSILSYWAIIKHLKYQKYLEEEVLLRSNHILGVSVVAPAFNEGVNIVYNVKSLLSLTYPKFEIIIVNDGSTDDTLEKLISEFDLAKIDFYYQEKIVTQPVRGHYRSKNPVYSKLLVVDKMNGKSKADASNAGINSSQYPLFLCTDVDCILKSDTILKLAKPFMENEIRVIATGAGIRISNSCEIKEGFLFRVHYPKEWYPRFQELEYVRSFLFGRMAWSQINGLLLVSGGLGMFDKDIVIKAGGYWHKSLGEDMELVTRMRKYMHDTNEKFLIQYIPESLCWTEVPSTKEVFLRQRIRWARGLIQTLYLHRKMFLNPKYGRTAFLVLPFFFSFEFLVPIIELLGIITLIFSLAFGLVDFQYLLIISTIVYLFYLSITIISILIDEILYKSYANYKELLVLVGMAIIEPFVYHPINVYASLKGYWYFFSQKEQKWGVMVRKGYEKPVKK
- a CDS encoding YaiO family outer membrane beta-barrel protein encodes the protein MKNNFIHIAKLLFCLFLLFNQNLRAQKKIDTDSLLTVIVKDMKTNNPDYKLNIQRALLGKKLAPDYLDFHLVLGRNYDLIKVKDSARYYYNYVIAKNSGYEDAFLDLINLDIEEKKYDEGLILTNKAIELYPESKSFRLRRIAIYSLQNDSANEEKYLKSIRAKFPNDPEIEQRLYILYSKVNFDRIGVYYNITTIDRDEVGPWHLASADYVRQRLWGSLIGRVNYAKRLSSSSVMSSGLQFEAESYLFAKKNNYHYIDVAYSQDAAFPEWRLGYSYFHTFNKGWEADLGARYIEMQDKSNLKTLNVGIGKYFGSYWVNLRSYIQEDGTSFTLTSRYYYKTKYDYVTFIAGYGTSPDDRTRSAEYQTRISLRSYRLSAGFFKLVKSHYIFGILITDNEQEYVANKFQTELDFAFLMQYKF
- a CDS encoding DUF4838 domain-containing protein, whose protein sequence is MIAQSEIIISNKNSIISKSEDSQSAALLLKKYLDKAFAKPFDNISENKKEEDLSEIILEISDLEKLKPNEFIIKSDSKSIYLIAQNPKYLRYAVHTLLEIWEFRKFTSTETYIPKVEQLTFSKNTKKSYQPSFDYRALFYPDCYDEDFREWHKLDWQVDDFGIWGHSFSVLVPPKEYFKTNPKLFALYEGKRNGESLCMTNDTVVDLIEKKMTKIIADTPNAQFYSVSQNDDVVYCECTECRKMNEKHGGPQGSFYYFLNKIATHFPKTKITTLAYLHTLKPPVNLKIAPNIYTIFCPIELNRGKTITAQNSASFVKTLENWSVTSPHFFLWDYTVQFSNYMSPFPNLEPFQNNYKLFKKNKVKGIFAQGYSDIPGDFSELRQYLLAKLLWDTDIDIKAVTADFLRGFYGKAAPFVGNYLTLLTENQNKSNAYLDIYSGPVQARNTFLTPEAMNQYDQLLEKALAAVEEDKTLNSRVQKLRLALEYVFFEQSKFYGKNQHGMFVVNSKGEKEVKKGLTERVLKFTKSCNEFGIYELSEGGLSPDNYYKEWLEICKNNTTHLGEDLKVNFITEPSGDFKGKGNLGLVDGTRGYKDFNINWIGWYGTEPSFEIETKKLDFNTLKLNFLDDQRHWIFIPKKIIIYGYENQKWKLVEEKNCDNLTESDQITTKSWEILNEKFSSFIKIKIIIKPQTEIPNWRKRKNKKPMVMIDEIELYKK
- a CDS encoding response regulator transcription factor, giving the protein MNNSEKKILIIDNDEMTIEILKFILKREGYKISIAKDGISALERIPIIMPDLVITTITIPLKSGLEIISDIKKNFKNIRVIALSSLGEEENTVEEAFQLGVDDFIAKPFNPNELLLRIKRFL